In Paenibacillus segetis, a single genomic region encodes these proteins:
- a CDS encoding phosphodiester glycosidase family protein, which yields MAETSSLPSRTSAKKRKVTKKRRKKNSLWRVLLNTFLVMMCLIALAGIWLFFTPSGNNMRFLMADTLITTQHRHWAKYIIGQEELDKRVAAYQAQFDQMGTEVDTHTISVPPSEDEEDKEKPLIEVEEVSGSGYHGYVLTVNDPTKIRLGVPAKVGKGEKVSSMVERTGAIAGVNGGGFSDPNWKGNGFKPIGVVISQGKIYYNGLGTKNSTQIVGLDKQGKMIAGNYTLEELEKLGIQEAVTFQPRIIVNGKGQIKSAKDGWGIAPRTAMGQKEDGAILFVVIDGRQPTYSIGANLYDVQQIMLDHGAVIAANLDGGSSTVLVGKGGEILNKPSSEYGERYLPTAFLVFEHPEEVEIPNVWKGLRPQDIDAGKK from the coding sequence ATGGCAGAAACTTCATCATTACCTAGCCGAACATCGGCGAAGAAACGAAAGGTGACAAAAAAAAGGCGTAAGAAGAATTCGTTGTGGCGGGTTCTATTGAATACATTTTTGGTTATGATGTGTCTTATTGCACTTGCGGGAATCTGGTTGTTCTTTACCCCTTCTGGCAATAATATGCGGTTTCTTATGGCGGATACGTTGATTACAACCCAACATCGGCATTGGGCCAAATATATCATTGGGCAAGAAGAGTTGGATAAACGGGTAGCTGCCTATCAAGCGCAGTTCGATCAAATGGGCACGGAGGTGGATACACATACGATCTCAGTTCCGCCTAGTGAGGATGAAGAGGATAAGGAAAAACCTCTGATTGAGGTCGAAGAAGTATCGGGTAGCGGTTACCATGGTTATGTACTGACCGTAAATGATCCAACGAAGATACGTCTTGGTGTTCCAGCTAAAGTTGGTAAGGGTGAAAAAGTATCAAGTATGGTGGAACGCACCGGGGCTATCGCTGGTGTTAATGGGGGAGGATTTTCCGATCCCAATTGGAAGGGGAATGGATTTAAGCCAATTGGAGTGGTCATATCACAAGGGAAGATCTACTACAACGGCCTAGGCACGAAGAACTCTACCCAAATTGTCGGTCTGGATAAACAGGGGAAAATGATTGCTGGGAACTATACCTTAGAAGAATTGGAGAAGCTAGGGATACAAGAAGCGGTTACTTTTCAACCACGGATTATCGTCAATGGGAAGGGACAGATTAAGAGTGCAAAGGATGGATGGGGAATTGCCCCACGTACCGCTATGGGACAGAAGGAGGATGGCGCAATTCTGTTCGTCGTCATCGACGGTCGACAACCGACCTACAGTATAGGTGCCAACCTTTATGACGTCCAGCAAATCATGCTGGACCATGGAGCGGTCATCGCCGCCAATCTTGACGGCGGATCATCTACGGTCCTCGTTGGTAAGGGTGGCGAGATCCTAAATAAGCCATCTTCCGAATACGGCGAGCGCTATTTACCAACAGCCTTTCTAGTGTTCGAGCATCCTGAAGAGGTAGAGATTCCTAACGTATGGAAAGGTTTACGACCGCAGGATATTGATGCAGGCAAGAAATAA
- a CDS encoding AIM24 family protein, which yields MDIQYESEPGLLGGQAVTFGLNVDDKVHVLHPGQIIAYRGSPGNRSDKLMNFKGMYRKHKLIQADMTGPCQFVVSLPPSVSMKSIQLTDESDLLYDFRHLFFYTAGVKMDTRILSMKNIMITRDAVKMKFSGNGIIGILTQGQILELTLHPEEAIYVDSRSIIAYPENAKLELSVYGNHLASQHMNYHWKMTGRGTVLIQSGARNHELERDLHNDDGIFKRVLREVIPFGGIIIK from the coding sequence ATGGATATCCAATATGAGTCTGAACCCGGATTGCTAGGTGGACAGGCTGTAACTTTTGGATTGAACGTGGATGACAAAGTACATGTTCTACATCCGGGACAGATAATTGCCTACCGCGGATCGCCTGGAAATCGTAGCGACAAACTTATGAACTTCAAAGGGATGTATCGAAAACACAAGTTAATCCAAGCGGATATGACGGGACCTTGCCAATTTGTAGTCTCTCTTCCACCTTCCGTATCGATGAAGTCCATTCAACTGACAGATGAAAGCGATTTGCTCTATGACTTTCGGCATCTCTTCTTCTATACTGCTGGTGTCAAAATGGACACGAGAATCTTAAGCATGAAGAATATCATGATAACCCGAGATGCAGTCAAAATGAAGTTCTCCGGAAATGGTATCATCGGCATTCTGACTCAAGGCCAGATTCTTGAGCTCACCCTACATCCAGAGGAAGCAATTTACGTCGATTCGCGGAGCATTATCGCCTATCCCGAGAACGCCAAGCTTGAGCTATCCGTATATGGTAATCATCTAGCCAGCCAGCATATGAATTACCACTGGAAAATGACCGGGCGCGGTACGGTGCTGATCCAATCAGGGGCACGGAATCACGAGCTTGAACGAGATCTACACAATGACGATGGAATATTCAAACGTGTCCTTCGCGAGGTCATTCCGTTTGGTGGAATAATTATCAAATAA
- a CDS encoding helix-turn-helix transcriptional regulator codes for MPIIEFTAPPLPHYIISGLSHAEIGGKHPSRQNIGAFDLLVVVQGCLFLRESGHDYEIKEGHALILRPDSQHYAYAGCLEETTHYWLHFQILGDWRVIDEESYYHSQWKSVSEDRPRHLSLPPFSTTSYNVALPQFTKLAQPLKMGEIINELTQMNQNIHLASVRLKQQALFQEVIVLLSSSLGTSGPSSQTVCAERAASYLREHYRDGFSAKQLGESINFHPVYIARCMQKVYGCSPSVYLINLRIEQSKILLLQTDLPVERIAEEVGFNHAAYFTSCFTKIEGLSPRKYRQRFAWDKE; via the coding sequence ATGCCCATTATTGAATTCACCGCCCCACCGCTCCCTCATTATATTATCAGTGGCTTATCACACGCGGAAATCGGCGGTAAGCATCCTAGCAGGCAGAATATCGGCGCTTTTGATCTGCTTGTAGTTGTTCAAGGATGCCTCTTTCTGAGGGAAAGTGGCCATGATTACGAAATCAAGGAAGGCCATGCGCTCATTCTCCGTCCAGATAGTCAACACTATGCTTATGCAGGTTGTCTTGAAGAGACTACTCACTATTGGCTGCATTTTCAAATTCTCGGCGATTGGCGAGTCATCGATGAAGAATCCTATTATCACAGTCAATGGAAGTCAGTAAGCGAAGATCGTCCTCGGCACCTCTCGCTACCGCCCTTCTCGACGACTTCATATAATGTCGCACTTCCACAGTTCACCAAACTCGCTCAACCACTAAAGATGGGTGAAATTATTAATGAATTAACGCAGATGAATCAGAATATTCACCTTGCGAGCGTCCGCCTCAAGCAGCAGGCATTATTTCAAGAGGTTATCGTACTACTCTCTTCATCACTCGGCACGAGTGGCCCTTCCTCACAAACCGTCTGTGCAGAACGTGCTGCCTCCTATTTACGAGAGCATTATCGCGATGGATTTTCGGCCAAACAACTTGGAGAGAGCATTAACTTCCACCCGGTCTATATAGCCCGGTGCATGCAGAAAGTGTATGGTTGCTCTCCTTCCGTTTATTTGATTAATCTACGAATTGAGCAATCTAAGATACTACTGCTGCAAACTGATCTTCCTGTCGAGCGAATTGCCGAAGAGGTCGGCTTCAATCACGCGGCATACTTCACCTCCTGCTTCACTAAGATTGAAGGTCTGTCGCCCCGTAAATACCGTCAGCGGTTCGCTTGGGACAAGGAATAA
- a CDS encoding MATE family efflux transporter translates to MKINHNEDRKFTLWVLAWPVFIELFLQFLLGTVDTLMVSRISDNAVAVVGFSNQLFNALTTLFATVASGAGIVIAQKIGSRREEEARTVAIIAFKATALIGLVLSVILITLPRPIAVLLQLPEELLPLAEVYISIVGGGMILTAIMSTLGTAIRNTGNTKGPMYTAVGMNIVHIMMNYCFIFGAFGFPQWGLTGVAISTVISRLIACLVLLFIFLGTFERRIGLKDFSLYDRKLFKEVLVIGWPLGINSASWVFSQLAIFSFLAVLGSTELAARTYMNTLESFCFLLGFSLALAAQIQIAHLYGGGRTKEAYSAVYRTLFIGLPLVIINAFILVLFGKHVLGLFTQDQEILTMCASLLWLNLLLQPGKMVNMALGNALNAVGDTRYTMKISLIFMWVIATGCSYLLGVSLGWGIVAIYICMIADEYIRAVLSYFRWRGRKFLRQREEELSKEEAKSAGILSGSPVLTQ, encoded by the coding sequence ATGAAAATTAATCATAATGAGGATCGGAAATTTACACTTTGGGTGCTTGCTTGGCCCGTATTCATCGAACTGTTCTTGCAGTTTTTATTAGGAACGGTCGATACATTGATGGTCAGTCGGATATCTGACAACGCTGTAGCTGTCGTTGGATTTTCTAATCAATTGTTTAATGCACTGACCACGCTGTTTGCGACCGTAGCAAGTGGAGCGGGGATTGTCATTGCACAGAAGATCGGCTCACGCCGAGAAGAGGAAGCAAGAACGGTTGCGATTATCGCATTTAAGGCTACTGCCCTTATCGGACTTGTACTTAGTGTAATACTTATTACTCTACCGCGACCTATTGCTGTGCTTCTGCAGTTACCTGAGGAACTGCTTCCACTGGCTGAGGTGTACATTTCTATAGTAGGTGGGGGGATGATTCTGACGGCGATCATGTCTACACTGGGAACGGCGATTCGTAATACAGGTAATACTAAAGGACCCATGTATACGGCTGTTGGGATGAATATCGTCCATATTATGATGAACTATTGCTTCATATTTGGAGCATTTGGATTCCCGCAATGGGGATTAACGGGAGTAGCTATTTCGACAGTAATAAGCAGACTTATCGCATGTTTAGTATTATTGTTTATCTTCTTGGGGACATTTGAGCGGCGGATTGGATTGAAGGATTTCTCACTATATGACAGAAAACTATTTAAAGAAGTGTTGGTCATCGGATGGCCTCTAGGGATCAATTCAGCGAGCTGGGTATTCTCCCAATTAGCCATCTTCTCATTCCTTGCTGTATTGGGCTCAACAGAACTAGCAGCAAGGACCTATATGAATACGTTAGAATCCTTTTGCTTCCTGCTCGGATTCTCTCTCGCATTGGCCGCGCAGATTCAAATTGCGCATCTATATGGTGGGGGGAGAACGAAAGAGGCATACAGTGCGGTATACCGAACACTGTTTATTGGACTTCCGTTAGTCATTATTAATGCTTTTATCCTCGTATTGTTTGGCAAGCATGTGCTTGGCCTGTTTACACAAGATCAGGAGATATTAACGATGTGTGCTTCCCTTTTATGGTTAAATCTATTACTGCAACCGGGCAAAATGGTAAATATGGCGCTCGGTAATGCACTTAATGCCGTGGGAGACACCAGATACACGATGAAAATATCGCTGATCTTCATGTGGGTAATTGCTACAGGCTGCTCTTATTTGCTTGGTGTATCGTTAGGTTGGGGAATTGTTGCAATTTATATCTGTATGATAGCTGATGAATATATTCGCGCGGTTCTCTCTTACTTCCGATGGAGAGGTCGTAAGTTCTTGCGGCAAAGGGAGGAAGAGTTGAGCAAGGAAGAAGCAAAGTCAGCAGGGATATTAAGCGGATCACCTGTATTAACTCAATAA
- a CDS encoding LTA synthase family protein: protein MSLLSRIRRLSTKPFVFFSIIMILKIYLSWLSIFDGIQPWRPLLTEIPFVWIIFCLIEWFSSKRKIGLYLTANLLVTAIFFAAIMYHKYYGVIVTYHALEQVNQVTAVKNSVFSLLAPYYLLIFLDIIVIGFVAFRKKRVPRAKSYFNLKGFRTGIVAGIFALSLTLCIFNIWPNRASMNEIKQAQQMGILNYETYAIFSNKKEELVDKNAITQSKIDQLKGVKTVQNPAYFGTAKGKNLIIIQMESFQNFLINLKIDGQEITPNMNALVKDNLYFKHFYQMVGQGNTSDAEFVVNTSYYIPYNEAATQNYPYKELPSLPKLLAAQGYDTATFHTNVVDFWNRRELYAAVGFDRFYDQDNFFGKEGTVFFGPVDEVLYQKTAPELEKMQQTGNPFYSQVISMTAHHPFTMPHEMDRITLPERFQDNMVGDYIRSQNYADYALGLFIDDLKQKGIWDNSVVVIYGDHLGLPIYSLDKQGLELMNEIYGRDYGYIDMINIPLIISAPGVTPTVLDNVGGQVDILPTVANLLGVPLNNQIHFGQDLLNQSTNLLPQRYYLPSGSFLNDKALFIPGAWYDDGTQYPFAPDSVKQAVTTESEYNRALELLKLSDSYVQQLPDRALEEK from the coding sequence GTGTCTTTATTAAGTCGCATTAGGCGTTTAAGCACTAAACCGTTCGTCTTTTTTTCTATTATTATGATTTTAAAAATTTATCTATCCTGGTTGTCCATCTTTGATGGAATTCAGCCTTGGAGACCTCTACTGACAGAGATTCCATTTGTATGGATCATCTTCTGCCTGATCGAATGGTTCTCATCCAAACGTAAAATAGGTCTGTATCTAACAGCCAACCTGCTCGTTACAGCCATTTTCTTCGCTGCCATTATGTATCATAAATATTACGGTGTCATTGTCACCTACCATGCACTTGAACAGGTAAATCAGGTTACCGCTGTCAAGAACAGTGTATTCTCATTGCTTGCTCCGTACTATTTACTGATCTTCCTTGATATCATTGTCATCGGCTTCGTGGCGTTTCGTAAGAAGAGAGTCCCTAGAGCTAAAAGCTATTTTAATTTAAAAGGATTTCGTACAGGGATCGTTGCTGGGATATTCGCACTTTCATTAACACTTTGTATCTTCAATATCTGGCCAAACCGTGCCAGCATGAACGAAATCAAACAAGCTCAGCAAATGGGCATTTTGAATTACGAAACTTACGCCATCTTCTCCAATAAAAAAGAGGAATTGGTTGATAAGAATGCCATCACGCAGAGCAAAATCGATCAATTAAAGGGTGTAAAAACCGTTCAAAATCCAGCGTACTTCGGTACGGCTAAAGGTAAGAACCTCATCATCATCCAAATGGAGTCATTTCAGAATTTCTTGATCAATTTAAAGATCGACGGCCAAGAAATCACACCAAACATGAACGCCCTGGTCAAAGACAATTTGTATTTCAAACATTTCTACCAAATGGTCGGCCAAGGTAACACGTCAGATGCTGAATTTGTCGTCAATACCTCGTACTACATTCCTTATAACGAGGCAGCAACACAGAACTACCCTTATAAAGAACTACCCAGCCTTCCAAAGCTGTTAGCAGCTCAAGGCTATGATACTGCTACATTTCACACGAATGTAGTTGATTTCTGGAACCGCCGTGAGCTATATGCCGCTGTTGGCTTCGATCGTTTTTACGATCAGGATAACTTCTTCGGTAAAGAAGGAACGGTATTCTTCGGCCCTGTCGATGAAGTGTTGTACCAGAAGACCGCTCCCGAACTCGAAAAAATGCAGCAAACCGGCAATCCGTTCTATAGCCAAGTGATCTCTATGACGGCACATCATCCGTTCACGATGCCACATGAGATGGATCGAATCACTCTTCCAGAACGGTTTCAGGACAATATGGTCGGAGACTACATTCGGTCGCAAAATTACGCCGATTACGCTTTAGGGTTGTTCATTGATGATTTGAAACAAAAGGGCATTTGGGATAACAGCGTTGTGGTCATTTATGGGGATCACCTCGGTCTACCTATCTATTCTTTAGACAAACAAGGTCTAGAACTAATGAATGAAATCTACGGCCGAGATTATGGTTATATTGATATGATCAATATCCCACTAATTATTTCCGCTCCTGGAGTCACTCCTACCGTCCTTGATAACGTTGGCGGACAAGTAGATATACTTCCAACGGTAGCGAATTTATTGGGAGTACCGTTAAATAATCAGATTCACTTCGGTCAAGATTTACTGAACCAATCTACTAATCTATTACCGCAACGTTACTACCTGCCATCAGGTTCATTCCTGAATGACAAAGCCTTGTTTATACCGGGAGCTTGGTATGACGATGGAACACAGTATCCCTTCGCACCAGATAGCGTAAAACAAGCGGTTACGACAGAAAGTGAATACAATCGGGCATTAGAATTACTGAAACTGTCCGACAGCTATGTGCAGCAACTTCCAGATCGTGCTCTAGAAGAAAAGTAA
- a CDS encoding endonuclease MutS2 produces MGTFNLSMLEYESVRDDLMRHAVSYEGRQRISKLSPMEDKRSIERAIAETAEANALLGKGSSIPLPSLEGIELVMSLMGTGYLFTEQDLSAVQRFLQSCGQLKKYMAAKGDLVERIGIYAGSLRDLPAVQQEILRCIHQGVISDQASRELEKVRRKIGLTKDKIQKKLQSVMSRYSSILQENLVSVRGGRYVIPVKKDFYKQVDGRMLDQSTSGQTVFIEPREISSLQSELEALQGEEAREESKILGCLTELVEREVAELRQNIEITGTYDFIFAKAKYGASIGGAAVTLSQNGATKITGAKHPLLLHTMVPLDLEIGESYKNLIITGPNTGGKTVVLKTFGLLALMVQSGLLVPVNPGSKFAVYSGIMAVIGDGQNMEQSLSTFSAQIQSLVHMLKEAGPSTLLLIDELAAGTDPGEGIALSIAILEEFSRKGATVMVTTHYNELKTFASKAIGFQNARMEFHTETLRPLYRLTIGEAGQSYAIEIAKKLGISADIVERSRDIVSRQIGDKEMLNLWDDMITSPPATIASPASGPKPEPSVKKEKKPATVFEVGDSVFVTSFGKYGIVSEAEDFRGLVEVMIQKRKVKVNKKRLKPHIKKQELYPDDYDLDIVLDSKENRKKRKLMSKRHVEGLEIIQRPGKD; encoded by the coding sequence TTGGGAACATTTAATTTAAGCATGTTGGAATACGAGAGCGTCAGGGATGATCTAATGCGGCACGCAGTTTCTTATGAGGGAAGGCAGCGGATCAGTAAACTAAGTCCGATGGAGGATAAACGAAGTATTGAACGAGCGATTGCAGAGACAGCAGAGGCAAATGCCCTGTTAGGCAAAGGCTCCAGTATTCCATTACCTTCACTAGAAGGGATCGAACTCGTTATGTCCCTTATGGGCACGGGCTATCTATTCACGGAACAGGATTTGAGTGCAGTTCAGCGATTTCTTCAAAGCTGTGGTCAACTTAAAAAGTACATGGCGGCGAAGGGGGATTTAGTAGAGCGCATAGGCATTTACGCCGGATCTCTTCGTGATTTGCCAGCTGTTCAGCAAGAAATATTACGTTGCATCCATCAAGGTGTCATTTCAGACCAAGCGAGCCGAGAGCTGGAGAAGGTTAGACGTAAGATCGGATTAACGAAGGATAAAATACAGAAGAAACTTCAATCGGTGATGTCACGTTATTCGTCCATCCTGCAGGAGAATCTCGTCAGTGTCCGCGGTGGTCGGTATGTTATTCCGGTAAAGAAGGATTTCTACAAACAAGTGGACGGTAGGATGTTGGATCAGTCTACAAGTGGGCAGACGGTGTTTATTGAACCCCGGGAGATCTCATCACTGCAAAGTGAACTAGAAGCTCTACAGGGAGAAGAAGCTCGGGAAGAGAGCAAGATTCTAGGGTGCTTGACTGAACTTGTGGAAAGGGAAGTAGCCGAACTTAGGCAGAACATTGAGATTACGGGGACCTATGATTTTATTTTTGCTAAAGCGAAATATGGGGCATCCATTGGCGGTGCTGCGGTGACATTAAGTCAGAACGGGGCAACTAAGATTACAGGAGCTAAGCATCCACTACTACTTCACACCATGGTCCCCCTTGATCTGGAGATTGGGGAGTCCTATAAGAATCTGATTATTACAGGCCCTAATACTGGTGGCAAAACGGTAGTGCTAAAGACATTTGGACTGCTTGCGCTAATGGTTCAGTCTGGACTACTTGTGCCAGTGAATCCAGGGAGCAAGTTCGCTGTCTACTCCGGAATAATGGCCGTGATTGGTGATGGACAAAATATGGAGCAATCTCTAAGTACTTTTTCTGCGCAAATTCAAAGTTTGGTCCATATGCTAAAGGAAGCAGGACCGTCTACGCTACTGCTAATAGACGAGCTGGCTGCTGGTACGGATCCAGGCGAAGGTATCGCATTATCGATCGCGATTCTAGAGGAGTTCAGCCGTAAAGGTGCGACAGTGATGGTGACGACACACTATAATGAACTGAAGACATTCGCCTCTAAGGCTATAGGCTTTCAAAATGCGCGTATGGAATTTCATACGGAGACATTACGCCCCTTGTATCGTCTAACGATTGGCGAGGCAGGGCAAAGTTATGCGATTGAGATTGCCAAGAAGCTGGGAATCTCAGCAGATATCGTGGAACGTTCTCGGGATATTGTGTCCAGGCAAATCGGGGACAAAGAAATGCTGAATTTATGGGATGACATGATAACGAGTCCTCCAGCAACGATTGCTAGTCCTGCTTCAGGCCCCAAACCTGAACCAAGCGTAAAGAAAGAGAAAAAACCAGCAACGGTATTTGAGGTTGGAGATTCTGTATTTGTCACTTCTTTTGGAAAGTACGGTATCGTAAGTGAAGCTGAAGATTTCAGGGGACTGGTTGAAGTGATGATTCAAAAGCGTAAGGTGAAAGTAAATAAGAAACGGCTCAAGCCACATATCAAAAAACAAGAGCTATACCCTGATGATTATGATCTAGATATCGTGTTGGACAGTAAAGAAAACCGTAAGAAGCGGAAATTAATGAGTAAACGACATGTCGAAGGATTAGAAATCATTCAGAGACCTGGGAAGGATTAA
- a CDS encoding GAF domain-containing protein gives MFHTKDYSGSRAEQHAAVLSQLRALIHDEPNTIANLANASALLNFYLEDINWVGFYLYDGNELVLGPFQGLPACIRIPMGKGVCGTSAERRETLRVQDVQTFPGHIACDAASKSEIVVPIVKDDKLLGVLDIDSPLLGRFDEEDQNFLEQFVSTLTQQL, from the coding sequence ATGTTTCATACCAAAGATTACTCAGGCTCCCGTGCTGAACAACATGCGGCCGTCTTATCCCAGTTACGGGCACTTATTCATGATGAGCCTAACACCATTGCTAATCTAGCTAATGCTTCCGCGCTTTTAAATTTCTATTTAGAAGATATAAACTGGGTTGGATTTTACCTGTACGACGGGAACGAACTCGTACTAGGACCATTCCAAGGACTTCCCGCATGCATAAGAATTCCTATGGGTAAAGGTGTCTGCGGCACTTCCGCCGAGCGCAGAGAAACACTGCGAGTCCAAGACGTACAGACATTTCCAGGCCATATCGCCTGCGATGCTGCCTCGAAGAGTGAGATTGTTGTCCCGATCGTGAAGGATGACAAGCTACTCGGAGTGCTTGATATCGACAGCCCACTTCTGGGACGCTTTGATGAGGAAGACCAAAACTTCCTAGAACAGTTCGTCAGTACCTTAACCCAGCAACTATAA
- a CDS encoding alpha/beta hydrolase, whose translation MVFSVIIIVLLLLLLIAFGIIHFTFRQITQMKLQTHKDMFDYLESTGVYTKERFESLNKHEVHVTSRDGLKLSGYVLESYPKSPRWVIIVHGYTVSLFVSTQYIDMFQQQDFNILLIDQRRHGMSEGKYTTYGFEEKYDVEVWVQWILEHYGDHCVIGLHGQSFGGGTVLEYLSIANPHVKFVVADCPYSDLTELMHYQLTVLNKIPAFPLLSLVDRYMQWKAGFRLRQVSPLKAVEHSRLPVLFIHGTKDLYVPTHMSQDLYNHKPEPKRLLLVEDAVHGNAFGVDPKRYIHEVHTFIDEALSTVT comes from the coding sequence ATGGTTTTCAGTGTTATAATTATTGTACTGTTACTGTTGCTCTTAATCGCTTTCGGTATAATCCATTTCACTTTTCGTCAGATCACACAAATGAAGCTGCAAACCCACAAAGACATGTTTGACTATTTGGAAAGTACAGGCGTCTATACCAAGGAACGCTTCGAGAGCTTAAATAAACACGAAGTTCATGTGACTTCAAGAGATGGCCTGAAGCTGAGCGGATACGTCCTTGAGTCTTACCCGAAATCGCCACGTTGGGTTATTATTGTTCATGGATATACAGTATCACTGTTTGTGTCTACACAATATATCGATATGTTCCAACAGCAGGATTTTAACATCCTCCTAATCGACCAACGACGGCACGGAATGAGCGAAGGCAAGTATACGACCTACGGATTTGAGGAGAAATATGATGTAGAGGTATGGGTGCAATGGATTCTGGAGCACTACGGTGATCACTGCGTGATCGGTCTGCATGGCCAATCCTTCGGGGGTGGGACCGTACTGGAATATCTAAGTATCGCTAATCCTCACGTCAAATTTGTCGTCGCAGATTGCCCTTATTCCGACTTGACTGAGCTTATGCACTACCAATTAACCGTATTAAATAAAATCCCCGCCTTCCCACTGCTGTCATTAGTAGACAGATATATGCAGTGGAAAGCAGGGTTTCGGTTAAGACAAGTCAGTCCCCTTAAGGCGGTGGAACATAGCAGATTACCTGTATTATTCATTCATGGTACGAAAGATCTTTATGTCCCGACGCATATGAGCCAAGACTTATACAATCATAAGCCCGAACCCAAGCGCCTGCTATTAGTGGAAGACGCCGTTCATGGCAATGCCTTTGGAGTTGATCCGAAACGATATATTCATGAAGTGCATACCTTTATCGATGAAGCTTTAAGCACAGTTACATAA
- a CDS encoding GNAT family N-acetyltransferase, translated as MYKCDGNIPVLESERLRLRRMEWADAEGLFRYWSDPEVVKYMNISPFASVEDTLDMINLLNGLSESEDTLRWGIELKEEGILIGSCGFNVWELSGSYRGEIGYDLGREYWGHGYMSEALRMLLSYGFMTMGLNRIEALVDPDNNRSRQLLQAFQFREEGLLREYQKTDEGFIDLLMYSLLKREFYVGGNL; from the coding sequence GTGTATAAATGTGATGGTAATATTCCGGTGCTGGAAAGTGAGAGATTGCGTTTACGGAGAATGGAGTGGGCTGATGCTGAAGGTTTGTTCCGATATTGGAGCGATCCTGAGGTAGTAAAATATATGAACATTTCTCCGTTCGCATCCGTAGAGGATACACTTGATATGATCAATCTGCTTAATGGGTTGTCAGAGAGTGAAGATACTTTGCGTTGGGGAATTGAGCTGAAGGAAGAAGGAATATTAATCGGGAGTTGTGGCTTTAATGTGTGGGAATTGTCAGGGTCTTACCGCGGGGAGATCGGATATGACCTGGGACGGGAATATTGGGGGCATGGGTACATGTCGGAGGCACTGCGTATGTTACTATCCTATGGCTTTATGACGATGGGACTTAATCGGATTGAGGCATTAGTAGACCCTGATAATAATCGTTCACGACAATTGCTTCAGGCGTTTCAATTCCGTGAAGAAGGCTTGTTACGCGAGTATCAGAAGACAGATGAGGGATTTATTGACTTGTTGATGTATTCTTTGTTGAAGCGTGAGTTCTATGTGGGAGGGAATCTATAG